A stretch of the Takifugu flavidus isolate HTHZ2018 chromosome 1, ASM371156v2, whole genome shotgun sequence genome encodes the following:
- the LOC130538977 gene encoding pepsin A-like: MIWALAACAMVALSECLVKVPLTRGKTARQILEEQGLWEEYKQNNTYDPMARFDAAGIVPMTKDSELAYYGVISIGTPPQSFKVIFDTGSAILWVPSILCDGFACNGHNKFNPNLSSTFRSNGQAVSVIYGGGGMYGIYGSDTVNVGELTVQNQIFGMSKVETPSMQYLVSDGVLGLALSGVTQPGATPVFDNMMSQGLVGMDLFSVYLSSNPEGSMITFGGTNPDHYDEPIIWIPLSSQLYWQIPVDSITINGKPVACIGGCQAMVDTGTSLIIGPMWSVRQIIFGVGARGVEGEFVVSCDFDLMPNVTFHIQGQEFPLPPSAYTIQLPSFGCRPGFAPTYDNMWILGDVFIRHYYTIFSRGQSRLGLARAK, translated from the exons ATGATTTGGGCCTTAGCTGCGTGTGCCATGGTGGCGCTGTCCGAGTGCCTCGTGAA GGTACCTTTGACGAGGGGGAAGACAGCGAGGCAGATCCTAGAGGAGCAGGGCCTGTGGGAGGAGTACAAGCAAAATAATACATACGACCCGATGGCCAGGTTTGATGCTGCAGGCATCGTACCCATGACCAAAGACTCTGAG TTGGCATATTATGGAGTTATCTCCATTGGAACTCCTCCTCAGTCCTTCAAGGTCATCTTTGATACTGGATCAGCGATCCTGTGGGTGCCTTCAATCCTCTGTGATGGCTTCGCCTGCA ACGGCCACAACAAGTTCAACCCTAACCTGAGCAGCACCTTCAGATCCAATGGCCAAGCTGTCAGTGTTATATACGGTGGTGGGGGCATGTATGGAATCTATGGAAGTGACACAGTGAAC GTGGGTGAACTTACTGTACAGAATCAGATCTTTGGTATGAGCAAAGTTGAGACTCCCTCCATGCAGTACCTGGTTTCCGATGGCGTTCTGGGTCTGGCACTTTCAGGTGTGACTCAACCGGGTGCTACTCCTGTGTTTGACAACATGATGAGTCAGGGTCTGGTTGGCATGGATCTCTTCTCAGTCTACCTGAGCTC AAACCCAGAAGGCAGTATGATAACCTTTGGTGGCACTAATCCTGACCACTATGACGAGCCCATCATCTGGATTCCTCTCTCTAGTCAGCTGTACTGGCAGATTCCTGTGGACAG TATTACCATCAATGGTAAACCTGTGGCTTGCATCGGTGGTTGTCAGGCTATGGTGGATACGGGCACGTCATTAATCATTGGACCGATGTGGAGCGTGCGTCAAATAATCTTCGGCGTGGGGGCCAGAGGTGTGGAAGGAGAG tTTGTTGTCAGCTGTGACTTCGACCTAATGCCCAATGTGACCTTTCACATCCAGGGGCAGGAAttccccctcccaccctctgCTTACACCATTCAG CTGCCATCCTTCGGCTGCCGCCCCGGCTTCGCTCCGACATATGACAACATGTGGATCCTGGGTGATGTCTTCATCAGGCATTACTACACCATATTCAGCAGAGGCCAGAGCAGGCTGGGTCTGGCCAGGGCCAAATGA
- the LOC130539026 gene encoding PI-PLC X domain-containing protein 1-like isoform X2 — protein MFPEAKTCVATLDVYVSFTCRVECCDTCLNSSQIEMTMSAISSYSDWMSQLPVELHNIPLFNLAIPGSHDSMSYDLDKNSSIIEPDGLKKFSKLCCVRKIVRRWATTQTLLRDINTWADKHPKEILILALSHFKGFDRKNQQDLHNHLIHFIKSLFGNKLLPRKDSPTLKSCWDEGKNVILSYDYPVGQHPEMWGRIQYFYGNSMDPITVESKLCQYLEKPKPMKGFFVCGLNLTLPEDARILKYIIRLCDNFPNVVNRSLPRMLQWVKEQARKTPMNIIASDIATRDQFVYTVIQLNISKCEMHKGI, from the exons ATGTTTCCTGAAGCGAAAACCTGTGTAGCAACATTAGACGTGTATGTTTCCTTCACCTGTCGTGTAGAATGCTGCGACACCTGTTTGAACTCTAGTCAG ATTGAGATGACCATGTCTGCAATAAGTAGCTACTCTGACTGGATGTCACAACTCCCAGTCGAACTTCACAACATTCCACTGTTTAACCTCGCCATACCAG GTAGCCATGACTCAATGAGTTACGACTTGGATAAAAACTCCTCTATAATTGAGCCTGATGGTTTGAAAAAATTCAGTAAGCTCTGCTGCGTGCGCAAAATAGTGCGCCGATGGGCCACAACTCAG ACGCTTCTCCGGGACATCAACACGTGGGCGGACAAACACCCGAAAGAGATTCTCATCCTGGCTCTGTCCCATTTCAAAGGCTTTGACAGAAAAAACCAGCAGGACCTCCACAATCATCTTATCCACTTCATCAAGTCACTGTTTGGAAACAAACTTCTCCCCAGAAAG GACTCTCCTACTCTGAAGAGCTGCTGGGATGAGGGCAAAAATGTCATTCTTTCATATGATTATCCAGTCGGACAGCACCCTGAGATGTGGGGTAGAATACAATATTTCTATGGCAACAGCATGGACCCCATAACGGTGGAGTCAAAACTTTGTCAATACTTGGAAAAACCAAAACCTATGAAAG GTTTCTTTGTTTGCGGATTGAACCTGACACTTCCAGAGGATGCCAGGATCCTCAAGTACATCATCCGGCTTTGTGACAACTTTCCCAATGTGGTAAACAGGAGTTTGCCAAGAATGCTACAATGGGTCAAAGAGCAGGCGCGCAAAACTCCCATGAACATTATTGCTTCGGATATAGCAACCCGTGACCAGTTTGTGTACACTGTTATCCAGCTGAACATTTCCAAATGCGAAATGCACAAAGGGATATAG
- the LOC130539026 gene encoding PI-PLC X domain-containing protein 1-like isoform X1, whose product MFPEAKTCVATLDVYVSFTCRVECCDTCLNSSQIEMTMSAISSYSDWMSQLPVELHNIPLFNLAIPGSHDSMSYDLDKNSSIIEPDGLKKFSKLCCVRKIVRRWATTQDENITKQLNAGVRYFDLRIARKPNDPKPTRLYFYHGLYTRTDVETLLRDINTWADKHPKEILILALSHFKGFDRKNQQDLHNHLIHFIKSLFGNKLLPRKDSPTLKSCWDEGKNVILSYDYPVGQHPEMWGRIQYFYGNSMDPITVESKLCQYLEKPKPMKGFFVCGLNLTLPEDARILKYIIRLCDNFPNVVNRSLPRMLQWVKEQARKTPMNIIASDIATRDQFVYTVIQLNISKCEMHKGI is encoded by the exons ATGTTTCCTGAAGCGAAAACCTGTGTAGCAACATTAGACGTGTATGTTTCCTTCACCTGTCGTGTAGAATGCTGCGACACCTGTTTGAACTCTAGTCAG ATTGAGATGACCATGTCTGCAATAAGTAGCTACTCTGACTGGATGTCACAACTCCCAGTCGAACTTCACAACATTCCACTGTTTAACCTCGCCATACCAG GTAGCCATGACTCAATGAGTTACGACTTGGATAAAAACTCCTCTATAATTGAGCCTGATGGTTTGAAAAAATTCAGTAAGCTCTGCTGCGTGCGCAAAATAGTGCGCCGATGGGCCACAACTCAG GATGAGAACATCACCAAGCAACTGAATGCAGGGGTTCGATACTTTGACCTGAGGATCGCACGCAAGCCAAATGACCCCAAACCCACCAGGCTATATTTTTATCACGGCCTGTACACGCGCACTGATGTGGAG ACGCTTCTCCGGGACATCAACACGTGGGCGGACAAACACCCGAAAGAGATTCTCATCCTGGCTCTGTCCCATTTCAAAGGCTTTGACAGAAAAAACCAGCAGGACCTCCACAATCATCTTATCCACTTCATCAAGTCACTGTTTGGAAACAAACTTCTCCCCAGAAAG GACTCTCCTACTCTGAAGAGCTGCTGGGATGAGGGCAAAAATGTCATTCTTTCATATGATTATCCAGTCGGACAGCACCCTGAGATGTGGGGTAGAATACAATATTTCTATGGCAACAGCATGGACCCCATAACGGTGGAGTCAAAACTTTGTCAATACTTGGAAAAACCAAAACCTATGAAAG GTTTCTTTGTTTGCGGATTGAACCTGACACTTCCAGAGGATGCCAGGATCCTCAAGTACATCATCCGGCTTTGTGACAACTTTCCCAATGTGGTAAACAGGAGTTTGCCAAGAATGCTACAATGGGTCAAAGAGCAGGCGCGCAAAACTCCCATGAACATTATTGCTTCGGATATAGCAACCCGTGACCAGTTTGTGTACACTGTTATCCAGCTGAACATTTCCAAATGCGAAATGCACAAAGGGATATAG